ggcacctttaaagtaacTTAAGCTGAACTTTGAATGAGTTggagcatgctttgcatcagactgtacaaggagaataatgttaaaattaagtgttatttggTGTTTTTTGCACAGGATTAATATAGGAGGAGATTTGTTAGACTTAAAAGGGTTTCTGTTATGTTGCAGTTTTGCAGGGGCTAATAGTGAAGAGTGTGGTTTGGTCGATGATGGGCTGCAAAATCTTAAAGgaaaacccaaaaatgaaaattatgtcatttattattcaccctcatgccgtttcacattcataagaccttcgttcatcttcagaacacaaattaagatttttgccAAAACAATACACCCtgcagcattgttttgaaatcggccatcactttataagtcaaaaatattctcgttgctttataatattaatattgaaccactgtactcacatgaactgatttaaatatgtttgtagtacctttatggatcttgagagaggaagtgtcattgctccctatggaggcctcactgagccatcggatttcaactaaaatatcttaatttgtgttctgatgattaatgaaggtcttacgggtgtagaactgcatgagggtgagtacagaatttttgggtaaactaaccctttaagactatGCTTCTTGTTGCTTAAAGGTggagtaagcaatttctgagaaacattGCTGATATCTGAAATCAACCCAAGCAAACATACTTTATTGGTCCCACCCCAAAATCCACAAACATGCAATGCAAGAGTGGATGCATCTCATAGCTGAAGCGAAGGAAAATAATGCTTGGCAAAAAATAAAGTGAATATTAAGAAAgacaaggaagaacaaaaaatgaacttaCAGACACCAGCAAGTGTTTGAAATAACTTCCTTGAGATCCGATGGGGATTCTAATCACCACATGAtgcagaaatatatttaaatgcgATGCTAAAGGCTACTTATGCTAACTAATAGATGCGTCCCAATtcatgtacttgtgcactattctatgatgttttttagtataaatagtgtgagtAGTGCATTCACACTGAacattccaaaaagaaaaagtacactttaagtacccggatgatgcactaaaataacggaaaaaacaaagtgtggaatgttggacgcttcatgcactcaactgatgcagctttaattacgtagggGAGGGGGAGAGGGTATCAGACTccattgttaaatgacaaaataaccttatacaattcacacactacatggatgagtacatgttgcataagtacatagtgtataagtgcatagtatATAGTGTGTCGTTCGGGACGGAACTAATGTGATAATAAATACACCAGAGACTGATCAGTTATGATtataattgtgtatttatttagtttcaGGTTTTATTTGTCTCTTTCTTTTGTCTTTGTTGATAACGGACTAATGCATCCCCATATAAATTACATGCACTTCGATTAACTCGTATAACTCGTATAACTCTTGTTTTCTGTTTGTGCGCTCtctctgttgctctggctgaatGGATAATCGTGAGATGGAAGAGACTCCAAAAACCTCCTCAGATCACATAATTTCATGgaaaattaatagaaatgctcactctttgtaaagaaatgtgacgtaaacataatattttatcaatatttttctaaatgtgtaagcctttgGACTTAaaagccttaaagggatagttcacccaaaaatgaaaatttgatgtttatctgcttacctccagggcatccaagatgtagatgactttttttcttcagtcgaacgcaaattatgatttttaactgcaaccgctgccgtctgtcagtcaaataacagcagtgattgggaacttgaacaataagagtcaaaaaaacttccatagacaaatccaaattaaacccagcggctcgtgacggcacattgatgtcctaagacacgaaacgatcggtttgtgcgagaaaccgaacagtatttatataattttttacctctaatacaccactatgtccaacttcgttcagcttccggctagtgaggtctgatcgcgctctgacaacggaagtgatgtctcgcgctcattgaagtatttgggcgagacatcacttccgtcatcacaacgcgttttttgacctcactaacaggaagctgaatgaagttggacatagtggtgtattagaggtaaaaattatataaatactgttcggtttctcgcacaaaccgatcgtttcgtgtcttaggacatcaatgtgccgtcacgagccgcagggtttaatttggatttgtctatggaagttttttcgactcttattgttcaagttcccaatcactgctattatttgactgacagacggcagcggttgcagttaaaaatcaaaatttgcgttcgactgaagaaaaaaagtcacctacatcttggatgcactggaggtaagctgataaacatcaaattttcatttttgggtgaactatccctttaatggagTTGTTCTGTGCTTTCCTGTGATcacaaataaatggaagcaggtGCAACCAAATAGGTACATGTTCTCTTTTGATGTGAAATGGTAAATACCAGTTTTATTCAGCATGGttgatgtgcactcctgacacaaatgaataaattactgtcagtgtaacatttttttattgtaaaacattggtCAAATATCGATGCTGGAATCTGGTAGCTCTGGAAATCTTTAAGACAAAATTTTTGCTTCTGTCATGCTCATTTTGGAATGGCCCGACAGTGGATACGCAACTTGATTTTGGCCTTTGTGATTGAGGTCCGAGGCTATTGGCCCCACATGGCTCGTTGTTAGCCCTGCCTCGCACTGGCACGACAGTGGAAAAGTGTCTAATGACACTCAAAGACAATTTTACTTACATAAGGAGTTGAAACACCGCAACCTCTGCTTCCATAttcaggccttcccacttaggtctctccagcactggaaagcttttctaaaaTTAACATGGTTCCTAAAGCATAACCCTTCTTTTTCCAGTAATATTCCACTGactctcagccatctctctttctacagtctttcttcaaatctccctcttgctcactctctctctctcatttcttCTTTTGTAGGTATCTGGCCATTCGTTATCCCTTGCGCTCCAGAGAACTGAGAACGCCGTGTAATGCCGTAGTCGCAATGGTTGTCATCTGGGGCCTGTCGCTTGTGTTCGCCGGGCCTTATTTGAGTTACTACGACCTCATCGATTTCGAGAACAGCAATGTGTGCGTACCTGGGTGGGAGGAGCATAACCGTAAGGTTCTGGACACATGCACCTTCATTTTCGGCTATGTTATTCCTGTGCTCATCGTGAGCCTTTCCTACACACGCACCATCAAGTACCTCTGGACAGCGGTCGACCCCCTCGATGGGATGTCGGAGTCGAAACGAGCCAAGCGCAAGGTCACCAAGATGATCATCATAGTCACAGTGCTCTTTTGCATCTGCTGGCTACCGTACCACGTGGTCATTTTGTGCTACCTCTATGGAGACTTTCCCTTCAATCAGACCACGTATGCCTTCAGACTGCTGTCCCACTGCATGGCCTACGCCAACTCCTGCCTCAACCCTATCGTTTACGCCCTGGTGTCCAAACACTTTCGCAAGGGCTTCAAGAAGGTTTTCAGCTGCATCCTCAGCAAAAAGGGACGAAATAAGGTGCATGTGGTCCATGTGGCCAACACTGTCCCTGGCTTCGAAGCGGGCTCCACTGAAGTGTCTCAAATGAATGAAGAGAACGCCAGACAGAACGAGAGCGAGATGGTAAACCGCCCACTCGCAGAGCCGCAGGAAGCCACTATGACTATAACATTACCCTTCCAGAATCAGCCATGAAAATAAAGCACACGGCTAATGATGCCTTACGGAAGCCTTATTAAAAAACTCAAACAGAGCCGGAGGATTTCAGCAGCTTTGATCGACATCACAATGGTTTTGCATTGACTGAATGATCACAGTGGAGACCACAGTTATTTAAGATTCAAATAGCTGTGCAAATTGAAATCGTACATTCAATTTGGTTCTCGTACAAATGCATCTTTatgttttgctttgttgtgtTGGTTCCAATGCTAAACAATGTCTTATTAACAACCTCCTCTATTTTTTAAGCAGCATTgtctgtttgttttctattgAAGTGTTACCCTCTGAGCATGTTTCAATTTAATGCTGTGATGACTATTCTCCTGTGAAAATTTGTTACAAATTATTCTGCGTAACACTTTAATACCTGAAGAGCCCAGTGTCTTTATGTGAGCAAAGCTGTGATTTCCTACTGTGCTTGAAGCTTTGAAGAGGACTCTTTGATTATGCTCCTCAGCTTTGCTTaacaagctctttaaaaaaaatatgcttgCGTTAAGTACTGTACTGTTTGCTTTTACCTCTAATATTCTCTGCTCTTTTAGAAAGCCTGGAAATTGTTTGATTGTTGAGTTTTATATCAATAACTATATTACAATACAAAAGCCCTAAAAAACAAGGTTATAAAGGAAATCTCAGAATACAGGCAACAGTAAGATGTATGATTCTTGTGCTGCATTAAAGTAATATTCTGGATTCAGTAAAACAAGTTAAGCTCATCCGACAGCATTAATTGTATAATGTTGCTACAAAATTTAATTGTAAACGGTGCCTCCTTCTCTTTAAAAAGGCATATAATGCTAATAATGGGgatataaaatgttaaaggggtcatgacatggatttcttacactttttaatgtgttccttgaggttcacttataatattaaaagtgattctttttctattttcattttgaCCCTCTGTCTGAAATTATCTGTTTTTGAGGAGTGGCTCCTTTAAAACTTGTCAGTATATGGCCTCTGTTATGAATCTCTAACGTTGTAATTGCATAGGAAACAGTATCAACAGCCATTGTCATTTACCTATAATCTGTGATGTAGCTGCTGTCAGATCCAATATAGCTGACTGCTTCATCTGTCATCAAGTTTCTTTGCGAACTCTCCATTAAACTGTgcctcatttacaaaacaaaatgctccgaacaaacatataatgtCATTATAAGCGGTATACTATTTGCTTTTGACACTGCATCCTTTGTAGGCAAATGTCAGCCGTTAAGTGACTGAATGCCAGTGGGTGGGGCCTCTGGTGAGATGATGTAAAACTATTCGTTAatgtcttgctctggaggcagtcatatgcaaatTTTTGTCCGTGTGAAGTCACAGATCCCGCAATATCAAAACGAGCAGTTTTTGGAGCCTGAAACGAGGATGTTTTAAGCTGTGaaggatgttttaatggttcaaagacctcttatatgtcaaaagatcaaggaaaatttgatatcTCATGACATGATCCCTTTAAAATAATCACTGATTCTGTGCAGACATTTATCCAATTTTACAACATTGTTGCCACGAccttaaaaattatgaaaacaacTTTACAACCTTAACACAAAAAGTTTAATGGAGTGaagttataaattatattattttgtggTAATTgacattatgccacaaatgttGTCAACTGAGCTTAACTACAGATCCTGAAATATTTCCTTATCTGTCTTCAGTTCATTAATTACGTATAATGTACTGTAGCTACACAACAAGTGTTATGTTGGAAGTTTTGAATTTGATGTTGACTGTGAATTTCAATAAAAAGTGCATTAGTATTCCTCTTGGGCCAGcataatgttttaatatatgcaaataaaTCAGCAGATAAAATGACCCCAGTGCATTTAACAGTAGGCTGAGCAACCTTGAACCAGCCTTCGGGAGATGTTTCGTACTAGATCAAACTGTATTTCCCCTGTAGGCTCAATAAGAGAGCAGCAGCATTAagtgaaaattaaaatttaatgtcTTCCATTGAAAAACAACTTGAAGCCAAAGGAGAGAGGGAAGCGTTGATGCATGAACCATGAAAAAAAACAGCTCAGATGCACTTCTGAAATTATTTCAATAACATGGTGTAAACTAAGAAAAAGGTAAAAACAAatcatttaatttagttttagcTCTCAGgggtttattttaaaatgccatCCATCTTATTCAAGGCAGACTTTCTGAACCTCATAAATTCTAATGTTTCATCACTTGGAGAACGCTTTGGTAATCATTACAAATCAGCCCAGAAAGACACATTTCTTCTACCAGACATACTgagtttatgtttatttattattgaccTGGGCTATTTATTCCACTCTGATTATTAAACTCTTTGCTTTTTGAAAATATAACACCAGAACATTGCTCATAAATATGGAACAAAGCAgtcatgaaaatgtaaaaagctTCAGTATTATAACAAGGAAAATAAAGCCTCAGTTGGCTTGTTCTGCACATTATTCGAAAGCTTCCAATTAAGCACCCGCTGCCATTAATACGTAATTATAGcagttcactctaaaaaatgctgggttaaaaacaacccaagttgggttaaatatggacaaacccagcaggttgggttaaaaggcacctattatgccctctttcaaatgatgtaatataagtctctggtctggtcaagtttcagcttaaaataccccacaaatttgcccctatttgggggtgagcaaaaacatgccctttactatattactatattgctggctaaaaaaataaatccaaaatagccaaaaaatggctgggtgaaaacaacccaatccctgggtttgtccatatttaacccagcattttttagagtgttcaTCCAAGGATATTTATTGAGTATCTCAGTGTCATTACAGTTCATTTAGCATATATGTCAAGCTGTAGAATTAAGGAGACATTTCCTAATGCTTGGAGTGATCTGACCATATGAACATCAGTGTCAAACATTGATCtctcagaaaataaataatttaatatgttAAGATCTCCATTTAAGGATGATATGAGGAGATCAACACAGCAACCTGTTGGCAACAGTATATTCCTCTCAGCGCTCCACTGTTTCCTGAGAAAACACCATTCATTTAAAACTCATTGTGTTAACATACTTAATCTACTTAATGCTGTGACATGATTTGTGCAAAAACTATCCAAAAACAGTGTTCCTCAATGACTTTCATAACATCTGCTGTGAATTTCAGTTACATTGACTGCGGCTTACATAACATTCACGTCACAAAAAAACAGGGTGTACGCAAACACACAAACTACATAACACCGCTTACTTTGGTctttattaaaagaaaatgaaCAGGAAATTGCTGGAGGAAATTGAGGTGAGATTTGTATTATAAAGAGACAAGCTCATACAGTTGGTTTGTGTATTGTACTGTAGTGAATTATGCTGTAGACTTGGAGAATTGAGAGGGTTCATGTGCCTTAGAAAGGATAGATGAGATTTAATTTTAGGCTCATGGGGTATAGAAAGGTCAAGCACAGTCCAGTAGCACTAGGAATTTTCACTGTCAATCTGTGCATTAGTGGTGGGGATTTTTCTATGACTCTTTCTGCATGTTACATGGTTACTCCAGATGATGGCAACAAGTAACTAGTCgttgaatcatttactcaacctgtTTGTTCAAACACACTGATTCCTTCAGGAACAAAATAAGTATGGGCCTCTACTAATACACACACTTGGGGTCTTGGATACTTTAGAGTGCATGAAGTAAGTGCGCAAGACTAGGTCACAAAAATGTCAAAGCTCAGTGCCCTTGGCCCACACAAAATCCACACTATCTACATCGGAGAGATATTTAAAGGGGGACACATTCTAcccttttttttacaagatgtaaaataagtctctgatgtccccagagtgtgtatgtgcaatgctatctcacgaccaattcgtacatattttacgaggtggctaattcgtatgaatttgtacgacctcactcgtatgaATTTCtatgatttgtctaaaccccagtga
The window above is part of the Chanodichthys erythropterus isolate Z2021 chromosome 3, ASM2448905v1, whole genome shotgun sequence genome. Proteins encoded here:
- the galr2b gene encoding galanin receptor 2b: MLADSEQHLLGHTVDLPLGSGTYRLKMSDHEDLTKAMGHWNSSESYQLNPASVIVSVVFSLIFLLGTIGNSLVLAVLLRSGQVGYNTTNLFILNLSVADFFFIIFCVPFQATIYSLEGWVFGSFMCKVVHFFINLTMYASSFTLAAVSVDRYLAIRYPLRSRELRTPCNAVVAMVVIWGLSLVFAGPYLSYYDLIDFENSNVCVPGWEEHNRKVLDTCTFIFGYVIPVLIVSLSYTRTIKYLWTAVDPLDGMSESKRAKRKVTKMIIIVTVLFCICWLPYHVVILCYLYGDFPFNQTTYAFRLLSHCMAYANSCLNPIVYALVSKHFRKGFKKVFSCILSKKGRNKVHVVHVANTVPGFEAGSTEVSQMNEENARQNESEMVNRPLAEPQEATMTITLPFQNQP